acgataagtccgcggtcacactgcatTGCATTCAATTAACATAAAATAAGTGGAAAAATGTGGTCTGACACAATATTGATAGTTTTTATATCCGTCTGCACAGCCTTTTTGGGCGAAGGTGAGTGAAACATCACAAAGCAGTTTTATTTCCAACATATTCATTAGATTTTACCTTAAAAGGGCTCACCTGGGTCTTGGTGTACCGCACCGAAAAATATCAAAAGCTGAAGACCGAAGTGGAAAAGCAGAGCAAGAAATGTAAGCACTGGAAAATGGGTTATCATTATCATAAATAAACGTGTGATTACTTTAAGTGGAACGCCGTAAGGAAATCCATGGCGACTCACTGGACAAGGCGGTGAAAAAGAAAATCGAGCGCGATGAGGAGAAACTCAAGAACAATAACAGGGACTTGTCGCTGGTGAAGATGAAGTCGATGTTTGCTACTGGCTTTGCTTTCACCGCTCTGCTGAGCATGTTCAATAGCATATTCGATGGACGTGTTGTTGCCCAACTGCCCTTTACCCCGATCTCCTGGATCCAGGGCTTGAGCCATCGCAATCTGTCCGGCGAAGACTACACCGACTGCTCGTTCATCTTCCTCTACATTTTGTGCACCATGTCCATTCGCCAGAACATACAGAAAATGTTGGGCTTTGCCCCATCGCGTGCCGCCAGCAAACAGGGCGGTGGTCTCTTTGGTGCGCCACCAGGACAGTTCAAATAGTAAAATGAAACTTTAATCAtgtacaataaatacattgTACTTACAACAGACACTAACTTAGAACATTGTTCAACTCGTACATGGGCCTGTCGACAATTAATCTATCGAAGCTCAGTCGCGACAGATCAATCGTGCGAAACTGTCCATCCATAATCAGCTCGGATACGGCTCGACCCACAGCCACCGACTGCTGGATGCCGTGTCCACTGAATCCAGTTGCAATGTACAAATTGTGGTAGTACGGATGTGGTCCCGCAATGCCGTTGTCATCGTAAATATTGTGCTCGTACAGGCCCGCCCAGCTGTCTAAAACTGTGGCCGCCTCGAAGGCGGGAACACGTTCCACGAGCGCGGGCCTAATCTGCTGGTCAAAATACTGCGGATCAACAACGAAATTATCACTGTTTGGATCGACTTGCGGGTCGGAATTACGCCCGCAGATGTAGTTGCCGCCCAAGCCGTCTCTCCGAATGAATGTCGCGTTCGAATCGATGGTTATGGGCATGGCCATGCCGGGTGCATTCTGTGCCTGCGTACTGATTGCATACATGTACCGCTTGCGTGCATCTATGGGCAAGGGGACCCGAAGCATTCCCGGTCCCGTGCCAATGCGTGCCATTCGTCCTACTTTCCCGGAACTAGCTCCGGCTGCTATCACGCAGAGAGCAAACTTGCACGTGCGTCGAGTACCGTCCGGCAGTTGAATAACAGCCTTGTCCAGACCATCATAGCAGCCTTCGTTGGAGCTATTGTCCCCCGAGACGGATATATCCGGCTGTTCTTGGAAATCAAAGTCCACTACTTCTCCATCGACGAAATGCGCACCATGTCCGCTAGCAGAACGTCTAAAGTTTGCGAGCAGGGACCATGAGTTGAACCAGCCCTCCTTTTCGAGGCCATGGCAGCCCAGAGCAATGCCCTTGGTATTCAGCCAGGGGAAACGCGCCGCCAGTCGATCGGGTGTAAGGAGCTCGTTCCGGGCACCTAGCTCGTTTTGCAGCTGCGAAGCATACTTCATGCCCTCGGCGTCTTCCTCGCCAGCGAGCATCAGATGGCCCTGTGGCGTAAAATTGAGCGGTACCTCCGTGCCAAAGTGTTCTTTGGCGTTGCGTAAAAAGTCAGCGGCGAAGAGCGACATTTGTATGTTCTCGGGCAGAGAGAATTGCTGACACAGGCCGCCAACAGAGACGCGGGTTGCAGACTGTGCATACTATAAAAAAACAAGAGATAATTACTGTGTGACCACTGATCCATGTTAGTCACACATACCGTATTATCCTTCTCGACAACCACAACGTTCAGTCCATCACGCGCCTTCTCCTTTAGCCAATATGCAATGGAACTGCCTATACCGCCACCGCCAATGATCAGCACATCGCAGTGCGTCTGGAATTCATCTGGCCGACCGGAATTCCGTCCTTTTTCGCCTTCAAACTTGAATTTACTTTGAGTCAGAGCTCGTTCAGAGGTGTCTTCTGGACTGGGGTCTTTGGGCACAAAGAATTCTTTGACTTTGCGCATATCATTTCCGAGTAACCGTAACGTCCGCCTAATGGGATGCTTGTCGTCGTCGGGAGTATTGCCACCGGAATTCCCGCCATTGCCAGTCGCACCAGCTGAGTAGGCCCGGTGCTGAAGAATGCGCACAGCGTGTCTGTATCGTAACATTTTTAAACCTTacaatttatttatattttcatTCACATTCCGTCCTGCGAGAATTATTTGGTAATAGTGATAACGTCCACAGAATCCCAGATGGCCAGTTAACAGCTCTGTTAATGCTGTGCCCCCAACAGCACCTTGTGTGTATTTATCGAAATCGACACTTACATCGCAAAAATCCTTATTTTTCCACTCACTTTTGTTTAACCTTATTTTAggcaaaatccaataaaagagATTCCTACAAATTaaccaatcttgtagaaaattgattaattaattatttgCTCAGTGCTGAGCACGATCCATTGTCGACCAGTGGGTACTGAAATACACTTTACGAATATTATTAAACTTGAACAATTTTATCACAGTTCAGGTTAAAAAATATCGTGGTTATTCTGAATTTAAAAAGAGGGGTAGGTTGGATCTGTAAGAAGAATTTATCTATGTAAAGTTGTTCACTTGCTTATTTAGAGGGGGGTTGAGTGGGTTATATTTAGACTTTATCGATAAATCCGATAACACTGCATTACTAGGCATTTTAGATTTCGTTTGGAAAAACTAAGAAAAATCAGCAATTTGATATATAAATTGCAAATTAAACGTTCTACAACATGACCAACGCTGCAGATATTGGCACTCAGGATGTTGAGATGGAGGTTGATCCTCCAACGACCGAGATATCACTGGCagacgaaaagaaaaaccaagATGTGGCCGCTGTGCAAGAGATTCGCGAGCAGATACGCCAAATCGAAAAGAGTGTCGCTTCAAAAGAGTCGCGGTAAGCTTTCCTCCCCATCAAATCATTGATTCAATGATATTTATGGACTCTTGTCACAGATTCATCTTGCGTGTGCTGAGAAATTTGCCCAACACCCGACGCAAGCTGAACGGCGTTGTTTTCCGCAATCTGTCGCAGACCATCTACCCAGCTGGCGCCGATCGGGAGGCCGCACTGGCTCTTATGCCCGCTGTGGAGAAGGACGCCACCGAGTTGCCTGATGTGAGTAAAAAACTGTTGGCTACCAAGGCACCGATAGCCGAGGTGGATGCCTACTTCTATCTGCTTCTGCTGGTCAAATTGATTGACGCCAACGATCTGAAACGCGCCGGTACGTGTGCCGATGCCTTGATGGCCAAAATCTCCATCCAAAACCGTCGCACCCTCGACCTCATCGGAGCCAAGTCCTATTTCTACTTTTCGCGAGTGGCTGAGCTGAACAACGCCTTGGAGGGCATTCGCGCCTTCCTGCACGCCCGTCTGCGGACCGCCACACTACGCAACGACTTCGAGGGTCAGGCTGTGCTCATTAATTGCCTGCTCAGAAACTATTTACACTATGCCCTGTACGATCAGGCTGACAAGTTGGTGAAGAAGTCCGTCTACCCCGAGTCGGCCAGCAACAATGAATGGGCCCGTTTCCTCTACTATCTGGGTCGGATCAAGGCGGCCAAGCTGGAGTACAGTGATGCGCACAAACATCTGGTCCAGGCCCTGCGCAAATCGCCTCAGCATGCGGCCATCGGCTTCCGCCAGACCGTGCAGAAGCTGATCATTGTGGTGGAACTGTTGCTTGGTAATATTCCCGAGCGCGTTGTGTTCCGTCAGGCGGGACTCCGACAGTCCCTTGGCGCATACTTCCAGCTGACACAGGCTGTGCGTTTGGGCAACCTGAAACGCTTTGGGGACGTGGTGTCGCAGTACGGACCCAAGTTCCAGCTGGATCACACCTTCACACTGATCATCCGCTTGCGTCACAATGTGATCAAGACTGCCATCCGTTCGATTGGTCTCTCCTACTCGCGAATCTCGCCACAGGATATCGCCAGGCGTTTGATGCTGGATTCGTCCGAGGATGCCGAGTTTATTGTGTCGAAGGCCATACGTGACGGTGTAATTGAGGCCACCCTGGATCCGGCTCAGAACTACATGCGCAGCAAGGAGAGCACCGACATTTACAGCACACGCGAGCCCCAATTGGCCTTCCACGAGCGCATTTCGTTCTGCCTGAATCTACACAATCAGAGCGTCAAGGCTATGCGGTATCCGCCCAAGTCGTACGGCAAGGATCTGGAGAGTGCTGAGGAGAGACGCGAGCGTGAGCAGCAGGACTTGGAGTTGGCCAAGGAGATGGCTGAAGATGATGAGGATGGTTTCTAAGCTTTTGCAGTTTCTTTGTACTTGTATTCATTTTTCATAGAAATATAACCAACAAATAAGTTACAAAATTGATCAAACACCGTTAGGAAGGTTGATCAGGTTTTATTGAAAAAATTTTCGGTTATTTAAAAGTCACGGTTCCCTTTCACAGAATCGTATAAGAGTAGAAGTCGCGGTAATCGAAATGTAGAACATCCCTGTCAGCTTCGATAGCCTCTAACAGCTGTTTGTGAGTATCAAGATATACAGGTAACAAATGTCAATCTGCAAAAAAGGCATTACACCGGTTGACAAGAAACAACAATTCAAATGAAGTAACATTTCATGCCCACCACGTTTTATgctttgatttgttttttttgtttggaaTATGGATTCATTTATCGGCTAAAAATATGTGTTCAGTGCTGAGTTGGACCCTCAGCTAGAAAGTCATCGTGGTTTTCTGTTAGTAAAGAGAAGGGGTAGGATGGATCTATAAAAAGAATAAGCAAGCAGCATAATTTTACGCGGCTTTATTCAAGATATTCACTTGTTAAACAGAGGGGGATTAAGTGGGTTAAGCTAATTTTTTTGtggtatattttaaaaaagAGACGGTATATTTAAGTActtttctgagggtcagaccgtatattttagccataagtccgcggtcacactggcgAGTAGTAAACCAACGCCAGCGAGTCTACAGAAAATTTTAtgaaaaaaacacacacaatgcAAAGTAAATAACGTGTTTAAACCATAAATGTAGAGTATTTAGTGCCTGTGAGCCGTAAAGTGTTAAACATCGCAGAAGAGTGCGCGTGGAATGGTTAAGGATCTAAGTGCAGAAATTCGCATCGGCGAGTCACAAATAACAGCGGCCCGAGCAGCAGCATCGAGTAGTAAACTAGCCAACGCCGACGAGTCTCTGGCCAATGTGGTGCAACCCCCCGCTACCCGTGAGCACCCGTCCTCCACCCGCTAACGCGCAAATATATGCGACGACAACTAGTTGTAGTGGGCAGCCTTTGTGGAAGCAGCAGCCGAAAAATTGTGCAAACGCCAAACAAGGGAAGCGCTTAAAAGTTAATTAACAGTGCAAGCGAAGCTGCGTTGTGTGCTTAGGCGCTCATCCGATCCACAGCACAGCCTTTGCGGCAgtgatgcagcagcagctgcgccAACTATCGAGATTCTagttattgttgttgtggtttttGCACCCACCACACGTAACTAGagcacacagacacacgccatacacacacgcaaaccCATACACAGCAAACACATACACTCACTCACACAGACAGAAGAGCTCTGTTTACAGGGTATCATCCAAACCGCTGTCCATCCACatacaacacacacacatacatccATAGTCCACAGGCAGTAGATGCAGCAGCAAAAACATTGGAAATGATTTGTAAACAAGACGTCCTGCTGTGGTTTGAGAAACTCGAGAGCTACAATCGCATTGAAACGATGTACGCGCTGCTCACCGCTTGCCTGCCGTTCGAGCTACGCTTCCTGGGCACACTGCTCGAGGAGCAAGGAAGATGCGACTCTGAGACGCTGCGCGGAATGGAGCTGCGCGCCAACAATCCCCAGGAGCTGGCCGCCGACATGTTCACCTGCCAGAAGGGCGATCCAACCGACAGGAAGATACGCCGCAAAATGGCCCTCTACTTGGCCCTGATCCGTGCCTGCAACCGGAACTGTGTGAGCGAGATCTATCGGACACTCGAGTGCTGGGGAGAGTGTGATTTTGGTTGCATCAATGACCAGGATACGCTTCTCGAACTGCTGCTTGTCTACACAATGGCCGCCATTCACCCAGTCTTCTCCATGGACGAGCAGAAGAAGATCTTTGGAATACTGGGCAAGATCAAGGAGAACAAACTGGTGGCGGATAACTTTCCGGCGCAAGCGCAAATGGAACAGCCACAGACACAGTCCCATCCACATCCACCGCATCCCCACGCGCCGTCCCAGCATGATTTGATaatgcaacagcaacaacagcagcagcagcagcatgtgATGCATCAAATTCAGGCTCAACAACAGGCAcatcagcaccagcagcaacagcatccgCCGATGGTCCAGGTAGTGCAGACGCCGCAGGGAAACATACCAATGATATTTCCCCAACATTTTCAAAAGGTAAGTGAGGCGAGGCGATACACTTGAACGATTAAACGACTAACACGGACACCCTCATgtctctcccgctctctctctctctctctccctctccatcTATCCCTCTATCTGTTAGCTTGTGCCTGGGACTGATGGAACACACCAGATCAGCGTCGATGGTGTGCCACACATGATGCAATCGAATATCACCATTCCAGCGGACACAAATGCCATACTCGGCCACCAGAACACGGCCGCCGCGTGGTCGATGCGACACTACGCACCCCCACCACACCCGCAGACTGCTGCtcctcagcagcagcagaacatGGATCATCATGTGCCTCCAGCCTCCAGTTCGCCGATGCTGAGCCAGCAGTCCTCACCGTCAAGCAGCCGCACGACGAGTCCTCAGCGCTCCAACGTTCCACTGCAGTCGCAGCAAATGCGCAACTTGTCGCAACGTTTGACGGGCCACAAACATCATGCGGCGCGGCGTCCCTCAGCAGAGACCACGCCGCCGCCCTCTTCCATTAGCGGGGAGCTGCAGCACGAGAACATTAACGaaggcggcagcagcagttcCAGTGGAACGAGTCTGCCCAGCCTGATACGCAACGGTTTCCATCGGCCCACACATCATCATCGAGTCAAGGCGAACGCCTACATACCGccgcatcagcagcaacagcagcacttTCAGAACAACGCTTACAT
The sequence above is a segment of the Drosophila miranda strain MSH22 chromosome 4, D.miranda_PacBio2.1, whole genome shotgun sequence genome. Coding sequences within it:
- the LOC108163752 gene encoding calcium load-activated calcium channel isoform X1, whose protein sequence is MWSDTILIVFISVCTAFLGEDFTLKGLTWVLVYRTEKYQKLKTEVEKQSKKLERRKEIHGDSLDKAVKKKIERDEEKLKNNNRDLSLVKMKSMFATGFAFTALLSMFNSIFDGRVVAQLPFTPISWIQGLSHRNLSGEDYTDCSFIFLYILCTMSIRQNIQKMLGFAPSRAASKQGGGLFGAPPGQFK
- the LOC108163752 gene encoding calcium load-activated calcium channel isoform X2, whose amino-acid sequence is MWSDTILIVFISVCTAFLGEGLTWVLVYRTEKYQKLKTEVEKQSKKLERRKEIHGDSLDKAVKKKIERDEEKLKNNNRDLSLVKMKSMFATGFAFTALLSMFNSIFDGRVVAQLPFTPISWIQGLSHRNLSGEDYTDCSFIFLYILCTMSIRQNIQKMLGFAPSRAASKQGGGLFGAPPGQFK
- the LOC108163751 gene encoding FAD-dependent oxidoreductase domain-containing protein 1; translation: MLRYRHAVRILQHRAYSAGATGNGGNSGGNTPDDDKHPIRRTLRLLGNDMRKVKEFFVPKDPSPEDTSERALTQSKFKFEGEKGRNSGRPDEFQTHCDVLIIGGGGIGSSIAYWLKEKARDGLNVVVVEKDNTYAQSATRVSVGGLCQQFSLPENIQMSLFAADFLRNAKEHFGTEVPLNFTPQGHLMLAGEEDAEGMKYASQLQNELGARNELLTPDRLAARFPWLNTKGIALGCHGLEKEGWFNSWSLLANFRRSASGHGAHFVDGEVVDFDFQEQPDISVSGDNSSNEGCYDGLDKAVIQLPDGTRRTCKFALCVIAAGASSGKVGRMARIGTGPGMLRVPLPIDARKRYMYAISTQAQNAPGMAMPITIDSNATFIRRDGLGGNYICGRNSDPQVDPNSDNFVVDPQYFDQQIRPALVERVPAFEAATVLDSWAGLYEHNIYDDNGIAGPHPYYHNLYIATGFSGHGIQQSVAVGRAVSELIMDGQFRTIDLSRLSFDRLIVDRPMYELNNVLS
- the LOC108162079 gene encoding probable 26S proteasome non-ATPase regulatory subunit 3, whose product is MTNAADIGTQDVEMEVDPPTTEISLADEKKNQDVAAVQEIREQIRQIEKSVASKESRFILRVLRNLPNTRRKLNGVVFRNLSQTIYPAGADREAALALMPAVEKDATELPDVSKKLLATKAPIAEVDAYFYLLLLVKLIDANDLKRAGTCADALMAKISIQNRRTLDLIGAKSYFYFSRVAELNNALEGIRAFLHARLRTATLRNDFEGQAVLINCLLRNYLHYALYDQADKLVKKSVYPESASNNEWARFLYYLGRIKAAKLEYSDAHKHLVQALRKSPQHAAIGFRQTVQKLIIVVELLLGNIPERVVFRQAGLRQSLGAYFQLTQAVRLGNLKRFGDVVSQYGPKFQLDHTFTLIIRLRHNVIKTAIRSIGLSYSRISPQDIARRLMLDSSEDAEFIVSKAIRDGVIEATLDPAQNYMRSKESTDIYSTREPQLAFHERISFCLNLHNQSVKAMRYPPKSYGKDLESAEERREREQQDLELAKEMAEDDEDGF
- the LOC108162078 gene encoding probable serine/threonine-protein kinase yakA; protein product: MICKQDVLLWFEKLESYNRIETMYALLTACLPFELRFLGTLLEEQGRCDSETLRGMELRANNPQELAADMFTCQKGDPTDRKIRRKMALYLALIRACNRNCVSEIYRTLECWGECDFGCINDQDTLLELLLVYTMAAIHPVFSMDEQKKIFGILGKIKENKLVADNFPAQAQMEQPQTQSHPHPPHPHAPSQHDLIMQQQQQQQQQHVMHQIQAQQQAHQHQQQQHPPMVQVVQTPQGNIPMIFPQHFQKLVPGTDGTHQISVDGVPHMMQSNITIPADTNAILGHQNTAAAWSMRHYAPPPHPQTAAPQQQQNMDHHVPPASSSPMLSQQSSPSSSRTTSPQRSNVPLQSQQMRNLSQRLTGHKHHAARRPSAETTPPPSSISGELQHENINEGGSSSSSGTSLPSLIRNGFHRPTHHHRVKANAYIPPHQQQQQHFQNNAYMNSLMQNMSMNDDGSGSVTKSVATTGSESGSSNGSCGDISPPETPTPHPLPLHSTVGNPGMGMITTVVHSGMGGGYQQKHHLTYKQQQQQMNLQQRLNGRNGMEKSYQQIYTTGTPSNVSDAQTMTMSSGNMQQQQALLISPSPVSTPTTTVLLQQQSQPQPQPPPPTAYNAASYPYHARGPPPQQTIFQAHNAPPPPQSVRGGYRFPMAPVSHNGELIYPAFHTSLAFLPVPGTGGTPTAVTPPQLQNTAAVVSTNAVAVQTPTPQQQQLPTTPPYSALTVCPITGVGGGGAPKISCYNCGSQTHIGRDCQEASMEDVTRSASYKLDYSETQSIEANSIGDHNSKDMGSIQMNSSVAAPTASTVLSTAAVTSIGK